Within the Phaseolus vulgaris cultivar G19833 chromosome 9, P. vulgaris v2.0, whole genome shotgun sequence genome, the region TGATGGACCAATAATAAATAGTTGTTGAGATAGAAATATTGAGTAGATGAAAGGCGGTTGGTGGAATGACAATTGGAATGGCATGTGAAGTTGATCCATATATCCGAAGAATTGAGTCGGGTGAACACTTGACGGACGAAAAGATTGTTGTTGAAACGATTCAACTTGAGAAGAACACCCGACATGATGTTGATAGTGAGGTTGTGTAATCTCCTCTTACATATTATGTTGTTTTCGAAATATGTGTTAATTTCAGCGTGGTCACAATGTTTAGGTTGGGACctatttaaattgaaattgtgAATAGATTGTAGTCACATTTGAATGGTTGGAACCTCATTCTAAGCACCCTTAATGCTAAATTGCAACCTCCACCCGCACCAATGTATGTTAAGTTTGAATTCAAACTTAGTTTGTCAGGGAATCTCTGAACACCATTGTTCAATTGTTGTACCCATCTAAACAAAACAAGAATTGTTGTAGCCATGTGAGGAAAGAAATGAGGTGGTGCACGTGATCTCATGGAAGTCACCAACATTGTGTGAAACTTCTTCATTTCGTGTCATCCAAAGTCATCAATCGTGAAGGCAACTTCTGTGTTTtgaaattgagaaataaaaacaaatggtGTGAGAGTTCAATGCAAAATTATTTGTCCATTCTATCTTTGATATAATGAAACAAAGTGTACGTGTacgtgatattttttttatacacataAAGACTACAAAAATAGACATATTTGTAAATTAATTAAGAGATTAGACTTCTCACAatgaatcaaaattcaaataattatgTTAGATTGTACTTAACTGAGACACAATTTTTGTCATGTAATAAGAGAACAATAGAATAGACTTGTACCTTATATCATCATTTGTTTTAGTTCATATTTCTCAATTATTGTagctatataaaataaattggaGAAAAAGTTTGCAAGACACAATATTTTCTCCTTCTAATATAAAGTTCAAACAAAATCATAATGGTAATATAATCTTTCTATAATGTtctatcacttttttttttctctatttagCCAAGACACATACAAGCTTGAATATGTCTTTACATGCACTAGTTTATGCTACATTAGGACTCATCTCAAGATAAATTTATAACCCATCCAAATCCATAGGTAGACTATTTTCTTTGTATACTTTCATCAACTATTACAAATTTGCATTGCGTCCCAGAACATACCGACCATGTATACTTTCTCCCACCATGGTACTGCGTTACCAGAAGACTGCCACATACTAGAGTTTATTGCAGACTGTGATAATGTGTATAACTTTGTAGCGTACACCAAAACAAGGAAGACTATGTAACTTTGAGGTATGTATATAgttgaaaaaggaaaaagataatATTCTTATATAATTTATGTAATTCTTTGTTACACTCTTCGTCCTTGAAAAAGCTAAATATATGTCAGTTTAAGCCATGTATAAAGAATTGCATCCTTATTCCTTCATTGTTAAAACTAGCAGTCCCAATGCCCCAATCAGTATatactgcaaaaaaaaaaatgatgattgATGAATTCATATTAAGATGCTAATATTGACACTATTAAACTGTAGCCCAAAATAACAAACCTTTAGTACAGGAATATCAGTCATTATTATTGTAACCCAACCAACATAAGGCAAGAACCTGCAGAAAAGACACAAGTAATGAAGTTGTATATACGTAAGTGATGAAATCATGTTtggtttataattttgaaaaatgatttcGCAAATTTCTTTAAAGAAATAAACGAGCACAACGATTCTTGACTCCAAATTTACTCCAAAAATGTACTTATTATGCCCAAAGCAATTCTCTTTGACGCGTCCAAAAGAGAAGCAATAGTAGAAGCTTAGTCCTAATGTAATAGGATTTACCCTACAGCTCTTCCCATAATATGGTGTTCTTGCAACCACTTCTGGCCTGGATTATACATAACCCTGTCATCTGAAGGATTGTTGTCTCCTGAAATGCATATCAAAGAAATGTGAATGTTTGGTCAATTGATGAAAGAAATTATTGAAACCAAAAAAGTTAATTACTTACCCCATGAAAACAAAATACTAACAATAAACTTTTAGTACTAATGGTAATAGCTTTATTGAACCGTGAccgaaaaatataataatatggaTCATCTGCTGACAATTAGAATATAATATGGAGATATAATATAGGCATCATGTCTTTTGTATTGTACCTTTTGTGAGGATATAAGCTTCTTCAGTATTTTGACGTTCACGAAcctaaaaaaatcaacaaattgaGTATTATTTATCATAGTCatcaaataatattgaaattttaaaaatagaaatagcCAATAAATCCATTTTGTAAAATGAAAAATGGCTTATGTTGGGTAAACTAAatagtacaaaaaaaatgttgagCAGCAGAAAATTAAAGTCATACAAACCTCAATTACACGGTGAACAATTGGAATGTCTTTTCCCTGTACAATGTATAGTTGCAACcacattaaacataaataaaattttcaagaCTAGCATTATATTGCAAGAACATATATGATGGCCAAAACTAGTCTTTTCTTGCAATATTGGACATAATCCTTATTTATTTCCTACCTTGttataaaattttgttgaaTAATTAAGTGTTGAGAAGAAAAGAGAGTCAAGGTTAGTTCTCTATCTCTCAAaaggattaaatatgttttatgcaagaaaatagcacattttttgttttgactttTATGTAAATCTTGTTAATTGTAGTTTCTAACTAACAAAATAATGGGATCTAATCTCTTGTAACACCTGTTTTCAGTATTTAGAGAATgattaaaatcttaatatacGAAAACgaattaatagttttttttatataaaaactaaaataataaataataatattttcacaAGACTAAAAGTATATTTGAATTCAAATAAGTGGATTTTCACTACCAGCTTCAACCTCTCATTGGCTACTTGTGTAGTAATATTGGGAGTACTTTTCGATTTTTCCATTTTTCTAAAtccaaattttattaaaaaaagttaaaacaaaaaaatttaaaacatgaataattaaaaaaagaacaGTAATATTTTCATGGAACAAAAAGTAGGTTCTTGTCAAAGACATATTGTTGTAACAAAAGGCTGATGATCAATGCCAAGAAATTGATAGAATAATATTGGAAAGCATTTCAAAATCCACAACCAGTACAGaacaaaatgataataataataataataataataatgatgatggtGCATACATCTATATTGTAAACCACAATGTCTCCTGCACGAATGGGATCCTTGCTCGTGTGCAAAAACAGAATGTCACCCTGTAAGAAAACCATATAATAGTCAGCATCACAAAATGCAAATCACCATTTTACATCATTACCACACgttgaaataaacaaaaaagaatAACAGAATACCTTCATTACCAGTCATATCCActtaacactaaaaaaaaatattatcttattataaatataatattttatttcaaaaaaattgtcgaatcattgttttttaaaatatttttttattaaaaaataacatccTTCGTCCCTAACTCAAATTAAACTTACATTCCTCTTTTACCGTCGTTATAATTGTTGTTTGATGggttcttttattattatttattacgtatttaaataaaataaatcgtTTCTCCCAAttcatggaaaaaaaattataccctAATCTTTTcggtttttcatttttttattcaatcaaAATTCATTCGATAGTCTTCGTTCGCACTTTCACAAGTGACATAAATTCAATAGTTTCACAATTTAAAGGGATAATATGCAAAGTAGAAAATGTGTGTGAGTGCAATGTTTTGAAACAGAAAGAAGATTatgcataatttaaaaatagagcTTACTCGTCCGAAACCAGGTTCCATACTTGCGGAAATAACGACGACGACGGGTGATTGGCAGCCGCTAACACAGATTAACACTTTCCATATTACGAGCGCCGATGTTACAATCAAACCTAAAAACAGGTTGCCAAGAATAACAGAAATTAGCGACGATTAGGTAATTGATTTGGTTGATCATGAAAGAAATGGTACCGAGACTGATGAAGTGGTTGAAGAGTTCTCTGAGCTGAATGGAAGTAACAGAGTGAAGAGTGTCTGCGACCCAACCCATTGTTCTCTGCGCATTGGTAGGGTTGGAAACGGTTCACGTTTCCTTCTTGTTACTCACAATGAATGCGTTTGGCTCTTGCAGTGCAAAACTTAAATATGGTTGGGTTACCATTGACTTCAAATTCACCACACTTACAATTCAAACACGTATACGTAGTTTCCCCAATGTCTATGCGACACGTGTTCCTTCTATTTCAAAATATCTCATCAAACTGTGGATGAATACACCAATAAGTACAGATATtgattttagttaaaaaaaattataatcttaatataagttttttaattttgtttgtttataaaACTTGTCAGATGcgtttataataaaaaaagttaatatataattaatctaaaaaaatattaaaaattttaaatttataaaatggaaaTATTATTGTTCTTACCAGaaggaccaagaacactaaAATCAGTTTGATAAGATTAACTTTTATACAAATCTTTCGAACTTTGGGTTGGACTCTCTCAGTCTCTTCTTGGGCTGGATACTCTGGGCTTCTCCTCACATTGGGTGCTCTAGGCTTCTCCTCAAGGTAGATGCTCTTGGCTTCTCTTTCGGCtaagtgctctcggcttctcggTTTTGCATtagaacctttcggttttttcgATAAAACCTCTCGGTTTGTTTCTGCCATGCAAAAAATGAGACCTTTCGGTTGTTGATAAAACCTGTCGGTTTTTGTTTTCTGCCATGCAGAAAatgagacctctcggtttttgtattagaacctttcggttttgagaagacctctcggtttttgtttTGTGCCATGCAAAAAAATGAGACCTTTCGGTTTTTGTTTTGTGTCATGCAAAAAAATGAGACCTTTCGGTTTTTGTTTTGTGCCATGCAAAAAAAATGAGACCTTTCGGTTTTTGTTTTGTGTCATGCAAAAAATGAGACCTCTCGATTTTTGTATtagaacctttcggtttttttataagacctctcggtttttgttttggaacctttcggttttttataagacctctcggttttgtattagaacctttcggttttttgataagacctctcggtttttgttttggaacctttcggttttttataagacctctcggttttgtattggaacctttcggttttttgataaaacctctcggtttttgtttTCTGCCATGCAGAAAatgagacctctcggtttttgtattagaacctttcggttttttataagacctctcggtttttgtattagaacctttcggttttgagaagacctctcggtttttgtttTGTGCCATGCAAAAAAATGAGACCTTTCGGTTTTTGTTTTGTGTCATGCAAAAAAATGAGACCTTTCGGTTTTTGTTTTGTGCCATGCAAAAAAAATGAGACCTTTCGGTTTTTGTTTTGTGTCATGCAAAAAATGAGACCTCTCGATTTTTGTATtagaacctttcggtttttttataagacctctcggtttttgttttggaacctttcggttttttataagacctctcggttttgtattagaacctttcggttttttgataagacctctcggtttttgttttggaacctttcggttttttataagacctctcggttttgtattggaacctttcggttttttgataaaacctctcggtttttgtttTCTGCCATGCAGAAAatgagacctctcggtttttgtattagaacctttcggttttttataagacctctcggtttttgtattagaacctttcggttttttgagaagacctctcggtttttgtttTGTGCCATGCAAAAAAATGAGACCTTTCGGTTTTTGTTTTGTGCCATGCAAAAAatgagacctctcggtttttgtattagaacctttcggttttttataagacctctcggtttttgctttggaacctttcggttttttataagacctctcggtttttgtaTTCTGCCAACCTTTCGGACTATAACTTTTCGACTTCTTAAATAAGAACTCCGTTGATTGAGATTTGATTTGAATGAAACACTCGAGAGAaggatttcacctggagtgaaagcaTCTTGATCCGAGAGGCTTGAAGTGCGAGATACACTCTCGGaagggatttcacctggagtgaaaacaTCTTGATCCGAGAGGCTTGAAGTACGAGATACACTATCGGAAGGGATTTCATCTGGAGTGAAATCATCTTGATCCGAGAGGCTTGAAGTACGAGATACACTCTTGGGAGGGATTTCACttgaagtgaaagcatccaggaccgagaggtttgaagtacgagatacactctcgggagagatttcacttgaagtgaaagcatctaggaccgagaggtttgaagtacgagatacactctcgggagggatttcacttgaagtgaaagcatccagGACCGAGAGGTTTGAAGTATGCGAAGCATTGATGAATTTAACAGTTTGACTCTTCATATGAATAACTTCTTCATTAAGTGTTTCAATCTTGAATAAGACTTTCTTTATACATGAAAAATCATCCATGACCGAAAGGTTTTACATACAACGATGAGTGTTTAACTGCCTTGGACTTTGTCTGCTCCTTATCCCTCCATCTCTAACAAAGCGTTTCAACTGCCCAACTTGAATCAattcttcaattttatctttcaaaGCTACACATTCTTCTGTATGACGACCATGATTCTTGTGGTATTGGTAATGTTTACGCTGATATGCTCTTTTTGAAGTTCTTTCCTTCTTTGGTGGTGAGATTATCTTTATTGCCATTGCTTATTGTAAGATTCTTGCTCCATTACTACTCAACGGTGTATATTGCTGAAACTTTCGGCTACGAAATTATTCTCTTCCTTTTCTAAACGAATGTCATCCTTCCTTTTCACTTATCTTCTTATCATTTCCATCCGCCCTCGAAATTCTCTCAACTCTTCCATCTGCATAAACTTTGATGCATGTTGTCTTAACTCATCAAGATTGGTTGCCAGTTTTTTGCAAAGACTGTCAGCAAATGGTCCCGGTTTCAGTGCTATAATCATATGATGCATTGTGACTTTCGGACTGAGATTGCGGATACTTAGTGCTACCTTTCCAAAGCGCTCCATAAATGTTCTTAGGGATTCTCCCTTTTCTTGCCTTATATTCACTAAGGCAATTGATGTCAGATGATGTGGTCGGCTTGTAGCAAAATGAGCTCCAAACTTTTTTACTAAAGTGTTGAAACAATCAATGGATAACAGTGGCAACTGAGTAAACCAACTCAGAGCCCTTCCCTTCAAATCTTTTCTCATTATGTACCCTTTGGTGGATATGTGTTCTTGGTTGAACAGTTTCAAATGATGTGTTTAAAATCGTCTCTTCATTCAACTTCCTTTTCATGTACGCATTCTCCGCCCTTAACATACTTAacttttcttcatttcttttcttTAGTGTTTCGAACTCTCTTTGTAACTGCATGAGCATAGCCATTGACATGGAATTTTGATTATCTCTCTGCTCCCCAGATTGCTCTCCACCTTGTTCTTCTCTTTGATTCATCTTGTCTTCAACCTTTTTCAGCTACTTCtcggccccatggtgggcgccaaaatgttcttacaacaaggaccaagaacactagAATCAGGTGGACAAGATTAACTCTTATACAAATCTTCCGAACTTTGGGTTGGACTCTCTCGGTCTCTTCTTGGGCTGGATACTCTGGGCTTCTCCTCACATTGGGTGCTCTAGGCTTCTCCTCAAGGTagatgctctcggcttctctttCGGCTAaatgctctcggcttctccttcaactagatgctctcggcttctccttcagctaagtgctctcggcttctccttcaactagatgctctcggcttctccttcagctaagtgctctcggcttctccttcagctaggtgctctcggcttcttctcctcacaggtgggtgtgtgtacctgcaaggcgctccgatgccaaagtcagatatAGTTTTATGTTCATCAGATAAATTGAATCTTACTTACCTCTTGAGTTGAACCTCTATTTATAAGGCTCTCTTATTGGGCTTAAGAGTTACTTGggtcttttctttttgcacctaacattttgaaaacacaCACATGTATATTTGGGCCCATCTTATGGGCTTTGCTATaatcactaatttaattttacttatttactttttatatttaaccttTCGGTTGAGACTTTCGGTACAACTTTTGATACAACCTTTCGGTTGACCTTTCGGCCTAGACAGTACAATTCCTTTAAGATTAATTGTATATGAATGttgattgatttttattttaatacaaatatataataagtattaaaaatattaaaatagaataTATATTCGATTATTTTAATCGATGATAGAGTTCGGACAATATTCATGAAATTCAAGTTTTTTATTatggttataatatttttattaaataaaaaatatgttaatatttatGATGATGAATTGACTATTTAATCTAAAATTTGTATTGCGTTGTTTGTATagtgaaaacaataaaaaaaaagtgtctaaatgaaaaaaaaaatagagggaAATAAAGATTTTCTATTGAAagaaaatacaattaatggttcttttgttaaaaaagagaaatagaataattttttttaacattcttGTTATAATTTATATTCTCATATACCTTTTTAAATAATAGATATTTACATATAATAGATTATTGATTaacataaagaaaataaaattgattgtCTACACATATTTATAAGTCACATAAATGTGAgtttcaataattattttgatgTATCAATCACtttgatataaatattaaacataaaatagTCAAAAATGTATAGAAATGACTATCTATGTATGATCCTAACGTTTTTTTAGGTGGGAGAAAAGAAAATTCATTCTTGTAATAGATAAGTTGTGTATACTGTTTATAAGAAAGATTTTGTTTGGTGTAACGATTCTtcagttgaatttttttttatagaaatcatttgcataaatatttttaatataactaaTTTTGCAAAGAAATTGTGAGTATAGAGGATGATTATGTATAATAGTGAAGTCGTGGGATAAAAACCATTTTTATGAACAGAGTATGAAGTTGTGTGACCCTTACAAATTCTTTGCATTTTAGGATTTGGAGATCTTATTATGTATGGTGGTTAATAGTATCTTTGCCTCAATTCTTCAAAcaacttgtaataaactttgaATATTTCTTCTTGTAGACCATATTAAATACATGATTGAATTTTGTGTGTTTTCATGTAACAAATTGAACATGATAATTGAAGTTTCTAAAACTTTCCACAATTATACCATATTTTGTCTTGTATGACTATGAATCTTTTAGTTGTTCACTCTCCTATGCTAAATTTATAGTCTACTCTACGAGAAATTGTGAATTGTAGAACTCACCAAGAAAAAGACTCATAGTCTTTTTCAACACAATTTATGAACTCTGTTAGGTCGGTTGTAATGTATCCTACGTAAGTGTTCACTTGTACCTTAAAATATCACTCATTCATCATGCTACTTTCTTATTTTTAGTCTTTACTATGTtgtaatagtaattaaattttctCTCAGACATTCTATATGCtttgcaaaaaaaataatgtcataaattttgaaatttgataTACAAATTTGTGACAACAACCATTTGTGCATTTTTAAAGTACAAATAAAGTTAAATGCAATATGTTAAGCGTAAATTATATTATCATGAGACAATATGATTTAAAGTGATCTTATCACAATTGTCTAATCAATATAGTCCAATCattataaataaagataatataAAGAATCTTTGTTTTGATCATAACAAATAATGACTAGTTTTAGTAAACTAATACATTTGTTTGAAGTATGTTCATTGGGTACAACCACAAGTTTTTTTCCattaaaagtttaaattttacTATGTCATCAAACTATCTTGTCCTTTCAAGTAATAAAATGATAAACTAAAAGTTTATACAAC harbors:
- the LOC137822765 gene encoding uncharacterized protein — protein: MGWVADTLHSVTSIQLRELFNHFISLGLIVTSALVIWKVLICVSGCQSPVVVVISASMEPGFGRGDILFLHTSKDPIRAGDIVVYNIDGKDIPIVHRVIEVRERQNTEEAYILTKGDNNPSDDRVMYNPGQKWLQEHHIMGRAVGFLPYVGWVTIIMTDIPVLKYILIGALGLLVLTMKE